One genomic segment of Terrihabitans soli includes these proteins:
- the pstB gene encoding phosphate ABC transporter ATP-binding protein PstB, whose translation MDLSVKPTAAPSIPGVNQAKTKITADRVNVYYGEKHALKDVSIEIPERAVMAFIGPSGCGKSTFLRCINRMNDTISIAKIQGRIDIDGHDIYDPSLDVVQLRARVGMVFQKPNPFPKSIFENVAYGPRIHGLANDKTDLEEIVVSSLRKAGLFEEVKDRLLDSGTGLSGGQQQRLCIARAIAVSPEIILMDEPCSALDPIASAKIEELIADLRQNFTIVIVTHSMQQAARVSQRTAFFHLGVLVEEGPTDEIFTKPREQRTQDYITGRFG comes from the coding sequence ATGGACCTTTCCGTCAAGCCGACTGCAGCGCCCAGCATCCCCGGCGTCAATCAGGCGAAGACCAAGATCACGGCCGATCGGGTCAACGTCTATTACGGCGAAAAGCACGCGCTGAAGGACGTCTCGATCGAGATCCCGGAACGCGCGGTGATGGCCTTTATCGGCCCCTCCGGCTGCGGGAAGTCGACCTTCCTGCGCTGCATCAACCGCATGAACGACACGATCTCGATTGCCAAGATCCAGGGCCGTATCGATATCGACGGCCATGACATCTACGATCCCTCGCTCGACGTCGTGCAGCTGCGCGCCCGCGTCGGCATGGTGTTCCAGAAGCCCAACCCGTTCCCGAAATCGATCTTCGAAAACGTCGCCTATGGCCCGCGCATTCACGGCCTTGCCAATGACAAGACCGATCTCGAAGAGATCGTCGTCTCCTCGCTGCGCAAAGCCGGCCTTTTCGAAGAGGTGAAGGACCGGCTGCTCGACAGCGGCACGGGTCTGTCCGGCGGCCAGCAGCAGCGTCTGTGCATTGCCCGCGCCATCGCGGTCAGCCCGGAAATCATCCTGATGGACGAGCCGTGCTCGGCGCTAGACCCGATCGCCTCGGCCAAGATCGAGGAACTGATTGCGGATCTGCGCCAGAACTTCACGATCGTCATCGTGACCCATTCCATGCAGCAGGCGGCCCGCGTCTCGCAGCGCACGGCCTTCTTCCATCTCGGCGTCCTCGTCGAGGAAGGCCCGACCGACGAGATCTTTACCAAGCCGCGCGAGCAGCGCACCCAGGACTACATCACCGGCCGTTTCGGCTGA
- a CDS encoding ABC transporter permease produces the protein MTAFLPASLSSFARALITALVLMAVWYLAVELLQPAPFILPGPGRVLTALQENASYLLANALTTFSEILLGLLLGTLIGTATALLVATSGFARRWVLPVLVMSQALPVFAIAPLLVVWFGYGLGSKIVMTTIIIFFPVTSAFQDGLRRTDEGLLDLARLARASRFQTLRLLKVPYALPALASGLRVAVAAAPIGAVVGEWVGASAGLGYVMLHANARSQVDLVFAALLILGLMAALLWFTVDALLARLIPWSSTKS, from the coding sequence ATGACGGCCTTTCTGCCTGCCAGCCTTTCGAGTTTCGCCCGGGCGCTGATCACAGCGCTCGTGCTGATGGCCGTCTGGTATCTGGCGGTCGAACTGCTGCAGCCTGCCCCCTTCATCCTGCCGGGGCCAGGGCGCGTACTCACGGCCTTGCAAGAGAATGCGTCCTATCTGCTGGCGAACGCGCTGACGACCTTCTCCGAGATCCTGCTCGGCCTCCTGCTGGGCACTCTGATAGGCACGGCAACCGCATTGCTCGTTGCGACCTCGGGCTTCGCCCGCCGCTGGGTCCTGCCGGTGCTGGTGATGTCCCAGGCGCTGCCGGTCTTCGCCATCGCCCCGCTCCTTGTCGTCTGGTTCGGCTACGGGCTCGGCTCGAAGATCGTCATGACGACGATCATCATCTTCTTCCCCGTGACCTCCGCCTTCCAGGATGGCCTCAGGCGCACAGATGAGGGTCTGCTCGATCTCGCCCGCCTTGCCCGGGCCTCACGGTTTCAGACGCTGCGTCTTCTGAAAGTGCCCTACGCGCTGCCGGCGCTTGCCTCGGGCCTTCGGGTGGCAGTCGCCGCCGCCCCCATCGGCGCGGTCGTCGGCGAATGGGTTGGCGCGTCGGCCGGTCTTGGCTATGTGATGCTGCACGCGAATGCGCGGTCGCAGGTCGATCTAGTATTTGCAGCACTTCTCATTCTCGGCCTGATGGCCGCCCTTCTCTGGTTCACGGTCGATGCGCTTCTGGCGCGTCTGATACCCTGGTCCAGCACCAAATCCTGA
- the pcaD gene encoding 3-oxoadipate enol-lactonase produces MAFAERDGVKLFYTLDGPESAPVLMLSNSLGTTHKMWEPQLAAFSKKFRVLRYDRRGHGQSSSPPGPYSLDDLGNDALAIMDAAGASKVHWCGLSMGGMTGLWLATNHPDCIVKLVVCSAATFMPPPELWNGRIKTAQDKGIEVLAAPTMQRWFTADFIKGQQDKVAFIREQFLQTTVEGFSGCAAAMRDMDQRETVKTIKAKTLVIVGADDQGTTPAEAGIIVNRVPDARGVILKGSHIINVEAPEAFTKEVLEFLG; encoded by the coding sequence ATGGCTTTTGCGGAACGCGATGGCGTCAAACTTTTTTACACGCTCGACGGACCGGAGAGCGCTCCGGTCCTGATGCTGTCGAACTCGCTGGGCACCACGCATAAAATGTGGGAGCCGCAGCTCGCGGCATTCTCCAAGAAATTCCGCGTGCTGCGCTATGACCGGCGCGGGCACGGCCAGTCGTCTTCTCCGCCTGGCCCTTATTCGCTCGACGATCTTGGAAATGACGCGCTCGCCATCATGGATGCGGCGGGCGCTTCAAAGGTGCATTGGTGCGGGCTTTCCATGGGCGGCATGACGGGCTTGTGGCTCGCCACGAACCATCCCGACTGCATCGTGAAACTCGTGGTGTGCAGCGCCGCGACCTTCATGCCGCCGCCGGAACTCTGGAACGGCCGCATCAAGACGGCGCAGGACAAGGGCATCGAGGTGCTTGCCGCGCCGACCATGCAGCGCTGGTTCACCGCCGACTTCATCAAGGGCCAGCAAGATAAAGTCGCGTTCATCCGCGAGCAGTTTCTGCAAACCACGGTCGAAGGCTTTTCGGGGTGCGCCGCCGCCATGCGCGATATGGACCAGCGCGAGACGGTCAAGACGATCAAGGCGAAGACTCTGGTGATCGTCGGCGCCGACGATCAGGGCACGACGCCGGCCGAGGCCGGCATCATCGTCAACCGCGTGCCGGATGCGCGCGGCGTGATCCTCAAGGGCTCGCACATCATCAATGTCGAGGCGCCCGAGGCGTTCACCAAAGAAGTCTTGGAGTTTCTCGGCTAA
- a CDS encoding beta-1,6-glucan synthase: MPIRLPVLLLPAVLAVIVLFNWQVGAPVTMPASPLAAGEKIPCVSYAPFRRGQSPFTEDIVISAAQIDEDFAHLSKVTECVRTYAVDQGLENVPVLAKKHGLKVILGIWLGREAPKNALQIEAGVKLANRYPDVIRLLVIGNEALLRGEISEKDLGGILKSVKARVKVPTTYADVWEFWERHKGLADFVDTVTVHILPYWEDAPVPAGQAGKHVADIRKHVGEVFAGKPILIGETGWPSEGRMRWGARATPADQAQVLHDLLELKKSSGYDVNLIEAFDQPWKRLLEGTVGGYWGLLDADTREPKFHWGEAVSNYPKWKEQAVLGAALALMMFASAYVAGRGRTIEAKSWIAVAVTAAVAGCTIGLAVHMHAIGARTPFELGRAAVYLVLAAASPVIAAAALVQGTAPISFARLMGRPARIKGLETWLAALLAGITVLSVYLALGLVFDPRYREFATSTLIGPVTGFLMLALLARRTGSVFSERIFAAVLTMSSIVIVVQEKLSNWEALLFAALLLILAGTLVLARAGQEQAAEVPAPAR; the protein is encoded by the coding sequence GTGCCGATCCGCCTGCCTGTTCTGCTTCTTCCCGCCGTTCTGGCCGTCATTGTCCTGTTCAATTGGCAGGTCGGGGCGCCGGTAACCATGCCCGCGTCGCCCTTGGCCGCCGGGGAGAAGATCCCGTGCGTGTCCTATGCGCCGTTCCGGCGCGGCCAGTCGCCCTTTACCGAAGACATCGTCATTTCGGCGGCCCAGATCGACGAGGACTTCGCGCACCTTTCCAAGGTGACCGAGTGCGTCCGCACCTATGCCGTCGACCAGGGGCTCGAAAACGTCCCGGTCCTGGCCAAGAAGCACGGGCTTAAAGTCATCCTCGGCATCTGGCTCGGCCGCGAGGCGCCCAAAAACGCCCTGCAGATCGAGGCCGGCGTTAAGCTTGCCAACCGCTACCCGGACGTCATCCGGCTTCTCGTCATCGGCAATGAGGCGCTGCTGCGCGGCGAGATTTCCGAAAAAGACCTCGGCGGCATTCTGAAAAGCGTCAAGGCCCGGGTGAAGGTGCCGACGACCTATGCCGATGTCTGGGAGTTCTGGGAGCGCCACAAGGGCCTCGCCGACTTCGTCGATACCGTCACCGTACATATCCTGCCGTATTGGGAGGACGCGCCCGTTCCCGCCGGGCAGGCGGGCAAGCATGTCGCCGACATCCGCAAACATGTCGGCGAAGTTTTTGCCGGCAAGCCGATCCTCATCGGCGAGACGGGATGGCCGAGCGAGGGCCGCATGCGCTGGGGCGCGCGGGCAACGCCCGCAGATCAGGCTCAGGTGCTGCACGATCTGCTCGAGCTGAAGAAATCGAGCGGCTATGACGTCAATCTCATCGAAGCCTTCGACCAGCCCTGGAAGCGGCTTCTGGAGGGCACGGTCGGCGGCTATTGGGGCCTGCTCGATGCCGATACGCGCGAGCCTAAATTTCATTGGGGCGAAGCCGTCTCGAACTATCCGAAATGGAAAGAGCAGGCGGTTCTCGGCGCAGCGCTCGCGCTGATGATGTTTGCGTCCGCTTATGTCGCGGGCCGCGGCCGCACCATCGAAGCCAAAAGCTGGATCGCAGTTGCGGTCACGGCGGCGGTTGCGGGATGCACGATCGGCCTTGCGGTCCATATGCATGCGATCGGCGCGCGCACGCCGTTCGAACTCGGCCGCGCCGCCGTCTATCTCGTGCTGGCGGCGGCAAGCCCCGTCATTGCGGCAGCTGCTCTTGTTCAGGGGACGGCGCCCATTTCCTTCGCCCGGCTGATGGGGCGTCCGGCGCGGATCAAAGGCCTTGAAACCTGGCTTGCGGCGCTGCTCGCCGGCATCACGGTGCTGAGCGTTTATCTCGCGCTCGGCCTCGTCTTCGATCCGCGCTACCGCGAATTTGCGACCTCGACGCTGATCGGCCCCGTCACCGGTTTTTTGATGCTGGCGCTTCTGGCGCGGCGCACCGGCAGCGTCTTCAGCGAACGCATCTTCGCCGCCGTACTGACAATGTCGAGCATCGTTATCGTCGTGCAGGAAAAGCTGTCGAACTGGGAAGCTCTGCTCTTTGCAGCTTTGCTTCTTATTCTGGCTGGAACTCTCGTTCTGGCGCGGGCCGGGCAAGAACAAGCGGCAGAAGTGCCAGCGCCAGCGCGCTGA
- a CDS encoding epoxyqueuosine reductase QueH yields the protein MTDVVRDMLVPPGGEKKVLLHSCCAPCSGEVMEAMLASGIDYTIFFYNPNIHPEREYLLRKDENVRFAEKHNVPFVDADYDKDNWYARAKGMEWEPERGVRCTMCFDMRFERTALYAHEHGFPVMTSSLGISRWKDMNQINGSGVRAAAKYEGLTYWEYNWRKGGGSSRMIEISKREQFYQQEYCGCVYSLRDTNVSRRERGKTPIELGKMYYGKNEAE from the coding sequence GTGACCGACGTCGTAAGGGACATGCTTGTCCCGCCGGGCGGGGAGAAGAAGGTTCTCCTCCATTCCTGCTGCGCGCCCTGTTCGGGCGAGGTCATGGAGGCGATGCTCGCTTCCGGCATCGATTACACGATCTTCTTCTACAATCCGAACATCCATCCCGAGCGCGAATATCTCCTGCGCAAGGACGAGAATGTCCGCTTTGCCGAAAAGCACAACGTGCCCTTCGTCGACGCCGATTACGACAAGGACAATTGGTACGCCCGCGCCAAGGGCATGGAATGGGAGCCGGAGCGCGGCGTGCGCTGCACCATGTGCTTCGACATGCGCTTCGAGCGAACTGCTCTATATGCCCACGAACACGGCTTTCCGGTCATGACGTCCTCGCTCGGCATTTCGCGCTGGAAGGACATGAACCAGATCAATGGCAGCGGCGTGCGCGCGGCCGCCAAATATGAAGGCCTGACCTACTGGGAATATAACTGGCGCAAAGGCGGCGGCTCCTCACGCATGATCGAGATCTCGAAGCGCGAACAATTCTACCAGCAGGAATATTGCGGCTGCGTCTATTCGCTGCGCGATACCAATGTCTCACGCCGAGAGCGCGGCAAGACGCCGATCGAACTCGGCAAGATGTATTACGGGAAGAACGAGGCCGAGTAG
- a CDS encoding ABC transporter substrate-binding protein, translating to MIRFAAALFAMALTLTPAAAADKMTVLLDWFVNPDHAPLIVAKEKGFFAKHGLEVELVEPADPNLPPKLVAAGQGDIAVTYQPNLYLQIQEGLPLTRIGGVVDTPLNCLVALEGGSITSLKDLKGKKIGYSISGFEDALLGMMLENNGLKASDVEMINVNFALTPALMSKQVDAVIGAFRNFELTQIKLAGGKGLAFFPEEHGVPLYDELIYVAKNDRVKDPKIKKFLAAIQEATIFLINHPDDSWGAFIKAYPKLDDELNKTAWAQTLPRFAKTPASLDKTRYENFGDFMKERGLIKSVPDISTFTTEIR from the coding sequence ATGATCCGCTTCGCCGCCGCGCTTTTCGCTATGGCCCTTACGCTGACGCCCGCCGCTGCCGCCGACAAGATGACGGTTCTGCTCGACTGGTTCGTCAATCCCGACCATGCGCCGCTCATCGTTGCCAAAGAGAAAGGCTTCTTCGCCAAGCACGGCCTTGAGGTCGAGCTCGTCGAGCCGGCCGATCCGAACCTGCCGCCGAAGCTTGTCGCCGCCGGCCAGGGCGATATCGCCGTCACCTACCAGCCGAACCTCTATCTGCAGATTCAGGAAGGCTTGCCGCTGACGCGCATCGGCGGCGTGGTCGATACGCCGCTGAACTGCCTCGTCGCGCTCGAAGGCGGTTCGATCACATCGCTGAAGGATCTGAAGGGCAAAAAGATCGGCTATTCGATTTCCGGTTTCGAGGATGCGCTGCTGGGCATGATGCTCGAGAACAACGGCCTCAAGGCCAGCGATGTCGAAATGATCAACGTCAATTTCGCGCTAACGCCGGCGCTGATGTCGAAACAGGTCGATGCCGTGATCGGCGCCTTTCGCAATTTCGAGCTGACGCAGATCAAACTGGCCGGCGGCAAGGGCCTCGCCTTCTTCCCGGAAGAGCATGGCGTGCCGCTTTACGATGAACTGATCTATGTGGCGAAGAACGACCGCGTGAAAGATCCGAAGATCAAGAAGTTCCTCGCCGCCATTCAGGAGGCGACGATCTTCCTCATCAATCATCCGGACGATAGCTGGGGCGCTTTCATCAAGGCCTATCCGAAGCTCGACGACGAATTGAACAAGACCGCCTGGGCGCAGACTTTGCCGCGTTTTGCAAAGACGCCCGCTTCGCTCGACAAGACGCGCTATGAAAACTTCGGCGACTTCATGAAGGAGCGCGGCCTCATCAAGAGTGTGCCCGACATCTCCACCTTCACGACCGAGATCAGGTAG
- a CDS encoding glycosyltransferase, giving the protein MRVVLAALALVAGVHASLWFWSRETAQAPAAPNRFTSLSFAPFAQDEDAEDVGAKAETIRADLDVIAPVTDAIRTYSSTTGLELVPPLAAEKNLQVTLGIWIDKDEVRNKREIDAAVDLASRNSNVKGIVVGNETILRADKSVQEMIDLIREVKGRTDTPVTTGEIWNTWLDHPELASAVDFLAVHILPYWEGIPADQSVDYALGIYEKLRAAFPGKHIVIAEFGWPSSGFNRNAATTGEITQAEVIREFTSRAKARGIDYNIVEAIDQPWKGAIEGNVGPYWGVFDASRHAKFNFSGPIEERTFWPRMIAAMLMGFLLSLPVLKIRGATFVQALVLVGAANGVGAWTALMLDHWLTHYFVLGAQIAMGVGSVLLVPLVIVILTRIEEISAIAFGRKHRRLIEATLPAAHDVPKVSIHVPAYREPPDMLIKTLNSVAALDYPNFECVVIVNNTPDPAFWMPIEAHCKELGERFKFLNAERIEGFKAGALRLAMKHTADDAAIIGVIDADYVVAPNWLKDLVPAFGDPRVGIVQAPQDHRDADTSVLHTFMNSEYAGFFDIGMVERNEQNAIIIHGTMCLMRRSAMDDAGGWSSDTICEDSDLGLAILKRGWQAHYTRTRYGWGLLPNDYDGFRKQRHRWTFGGMQIVTKHLGTMLRGGDLTPDQRRTYIVGWLNWMGAETVGVVIAVLNLIWVPIVVFGNVQVPEAVLTVPILAGFFIYLIHFMSLYRLRVKHSLFSTIGAAFAAMALQLTVARAVGEWVVKQHMAFIRTAKGGKAAKRSFPAFWEAILGGLLLAGAALVFFTNYHDVFEIHLFSAVLLVQSLPFLAASAIAGLERTPLNDLAFTAKVGDRIIALIERKAPAALPPTLVPEPVAVPAPVPVSAPVAAAVAAIAANEAAPAV; this is encoded by the coding sequence ATGCGCGTCGTACTCGCTGCTCTCGCTCTTGTAGCTGGCGTACACGCATCCCTATGGTTCTGGTCCCGCGAAACCGCCCAGGCTCCGGCCGCCCCCAACCGCTTTACCAGCCTCTCCTTCGCTCCGTTCGCGCAGGACGAAGACGCCGAAGATGTCGGCGCCAAGGCCGAAACCATCCGCGCCGACCTCGACGTCATTGCGCCGGTCACCGACGCCATCCGTACCTATTCTTCGACGACCGGCCTTGAACTGGTCCCGCCGCTGGCGGCCGAAAAGAACCTTCAGGTCACGCTCGGCATCTGGATCGACAAGGACGAGGTCCGCAACAAGCGCGAGATCGACGCCGCGGTTGACCTCGCCTCGCGCAATTCGAACGTCAAAGGCATCGTCGTCGGCAACGAAACGATCCTGCGCGCCGACAAATCCGTCCAGGAGATGATCGACCTTATCCGCGAGGTGAAGGGCCGCACGGATACGCCGGTGACCACCGGTGAAATCTGGAACACCTGGCTCGACCATCCGGAGCTCGCCTCGGCGGTCGACTTCCTCGCCGTCCATATCCTGCCTTACTGGGAAGGCATCCCGGCCGACCAGTCGGTCGATTACGCGCTCGGCATTTACGAGAAGCTGCGCGCCGCCTTCCCCGGCAAGCACATCGTCATCGCCGAGTTCGGCTGGCCGTCTTCGGGCTTCAACCGCAATGCGGCGACGACCGGCGAGATCACTCAGGCCGAAGTCATCCGCGAGTTCACCAGCCGCGCCAAGGCGCGCGGCATCGACTACAACATCGTCGAAGCCATCGATCAGCCCTGGAAGGGCGCGATCGAAGGCAATGTCGGTCCGTATTGGGGCGTGTTCGATGCGAGCCGCCACGCCAAGTTCAACTTCTCCGGCCCGATCGAGGAGCGCACCTTCTGGCCGCGCATGATCGCGGCGATGCTGATGGGCTTCCTCCTGTCGCTGCCGGTTCTGAAAATCCGTGGCGCGACGTTCGTGCAGGCGCTCGTTCTCGTCGGCGCGGCCAATGGCGTCGGTGCCTGGACGGCGCTGATGCTCGACCACTGGCTGACGCATTACTTCGTGCTCGGTGCGCAGATCGCCATGGGCGTCGGCTCGGTTCTGCTGGTGCCGCTCGTCATCGTCATCCTGACGCGCATCGAAGAGATTTCCGCCATCGCCTTCGGCCGCAAGCATCGCCGCCTGATCGAGGCGACGCTGCCGGCCGCGCATGATGTGCCGAAAGTGTCGATCCATGTTCCGGCCTATCGCGAGCCGCCGGACATGCTCATCAAGACACTCAATAGCGTTGCGGCGCTCGACTATCCGAATTTCGAATGCGTCGTCATCGTCAACAACACGCCCGACCCGGCCTTCTGGATGCCGATCGAGGCGCATTGCAAAGAGCTCGGCGAACGCTTCAAATTCCTCAATGCGGAGCGCATCGAGGGCTTCAAGGCCGGCGCGCTGCGCCTTGCGATGAAGCACACAGCGGACGATGCGGCGATCATCGGCGTCATCGACGCCGACTATGTCGTTGCGCCGAACTGGCTGAAGGATCTCGTGCCCGCGTTCGGCGATCCGCGCGTCGGCATCGTCCAGGCGCCGCAGGATCACCGCGACGCCGACACCAGCGTCCTGCACACTTTCATGAACTCCGAATATGCCGGCTTCTTCGATATCGGCATGGTGGAGCGCAACGAGCAGAACGCCATCATCATCCACGGCACGATGTGCCTGATGCGCCGTTCGGCGATGGACGATGCCGGCGGCTGGTCGTCCGACACGATCTGCGAAGATTCGGATCTCGGCCTTGCAATCCTCAAGCGCGGCTGGCAGGCGCACTATACCCGCACCCGTTACGGCTGGGGGCTTCTGCCGAACGATTACGACGGTTTCCGCAAGCAGCGTCACCGCTGGACCTTCGGCGGTATGCAGATCGTCACCAAGCATCTCGGCACGATGCTGCGCGGCGGCGATCTGACGCCCGATCAGCGCCGTACCTACATTGTCGGCTGGCTGAACTGGATGGGCGCCGAAACCGTCGGCGTTGTCATCGCCGTCCTCAACCTGATCTGGGTTCCGATCGTCGTGTTCGGCAATGTGCAGGTTCCGGAAGCCGTGCTGACCGTGCCGATCCTTGCCGGCTTCTTCATCTACCTCATCCACTTCATGTCGCTGTACCGGCTGCGCGTGAAGCATTCGCTGTTTTCGACCATCGGCGCGGCCTTTGCCGCCATGGCGCTGCAGCTGACCGTCGCCCGCGCCGTCGGCGAATGGGTGGTGAAGCAGCACATGGCCTTCATCCGCACCGCCAAGGGCGGCAAAGCGGCGAAACGCTCCTTCCCCGCCTTCTGGGAGGCCATTCTCGGCGGCCTTCTGCTCGCGGGCGCCGCGCTCGTCTTTTTCACGAACTATCACGATGTCTTCGAGATCCACCTCTTCTCGGCGGTGCTTCTCGTCCAGTCGCTGCCCTTCCTCGCGGCATCGGCGATTGCCGGGCTTGAGCGTACGCCGCTCAACGACCTCGCCTTCACGGCCAAGGTCGGCGACCGCATCATCGCGCTGATCGAGCGCAAGGCTCCGGCGGCCCTGCCGCCCACTCTGGTGCCCGAGCCGGTTGCCGTGCCCGCGCCTGTGCCGGTTTCGGCTCCGGTCGCTGCCGCGGTCGCGGCCATTGCCGCCAACGAGGCTGCGCCGGCCGTCTAA
- a CDS encoding SPOR domain-containing protein has product MALEPSTHDGLAKLTASLKERAASGENLSSTYVMWGFFTAASMVAAIAVCFTPQAERRYSEAMSAPPATIQQPGTAIARAEPPPLPMPAAEPEPDPELMARLKLLEEQLDNVTGSIAKAKAEPPPPPPPPPGGVTPSNEPKQVKTAPVAQPEPEPQEMVVQIPAAPPAPAEPVTTAAVPATSFGLDLGSESSFGALRARWETLRRENPELARLQPRISVRDSKGRVELRLIAGPFANASEAARVCAQLFVKGVSCDGGLFDGQRLPQS; this is encoded by the coding sequence GTGGCACTCGAGCCTTCAACCCATGACGGCCTGGCGAAGCTGACCGCCTCGCTCAAGGAGCGGGCGGCGAGCGGCGAAAACCTCTCTTCGACCTATGTCATGTGGGGGTTCTTTACCGCGGCCTCCATGGTCGCGGCTATCGCCGTTTGCTTTACCCCCCAGGCCGAGCGCCGCTATTCGGAGGCCATGAGCGCCCCCCCGGCGACCATTCAGCAGCCCGGAACGGCGATCGCCCGGGCCGAGCCCCCGCCGCTCCCCATGCCCGCCGCCGAGCCCGAGCCGGACCCGGAACTGATGGCGCGGCTGAAACTGCTCGAAGAGCAGCTCGATAATGTCACCGGCTCGATCGCCAAGGCGAAAGCCGAGCCGCCTCCGCCTCCGCCGCCCCCTCCGGGCGGCGTGACCCCGTCAAATGAGCCCAAACAGGTGAAGACGGCCCCGGTCGCCCAGCCTGAGCCCGAACCGCAGGAAATGGTGGTCCAGATCCCGGCCGCCCCGCCGGCCCCGGCCGAGCCGGTGACGACCGCCGCCGTGCCCGCCACAAGCTTCGGGCTCGATCTCGGCTCGGAAAGCTCGTTCGGGGCGCTGCGCGCCCGCTGGGAGACGCTGCGCCGCGAGAACCCGGAACTCGCCCGCCTGCAGCCACGCATTTCGGTGCGTGACTCGAAGGGCCGGGTGGAGCTGCGGCTCATCGCCGGTCCCTTCGCCAATGCCTCCGAGGCCGCCCGGGTCTGCGCCCAGCTCTTCGTCAAGGGCGTGTCCTGCGACGGCGGCCTGTTCGATGGCCAGCGGCTGCCTCAAAGCTAA
- the glmU gene encoding bifunctional UDP-N-acetylglucosamine diphosphorylase/glucosamine-1-phosphate N-acetyltransferase GlmU, which translates to MASRTCLTLVLAAGEGTRMKSAKPKVLHEAAGRSLVGHALSSALAAGASRLAAVIGPDRGDVAEEVRRYASTAQVFVQKERLGTAHAVLAARSALEQPADDILVLFADTPLVRPETLTRMREALSDGAAVAVLGFSASDPTGYGRLIVQNDELVAIREERDASADERKIGFCNAGLMALAGKHALELLQAVSNANAKREFYLTDVVGLARGLGLKTVALEADEAEVQGVNTRVQLASVEAQFQVRLRTAAMEDGATLIAPETVFLSADTKIGRDVLIEPNVFFGPGVTVEDGATIRANCHLEGAHVGKHVTIGPFARLRPGASLGEHTRIGNFVEIKNAVLDNDVKVNHLAYVGDAHVGADANIGAGAITCNYDGAQKHRTEIGAGAFVGVNVALVAPVEVGAGAYIGTGSVITKNVPADALAVARARQEVKEGWAAHRRAKNPKKKS; encoded by the coding sequence ATGGCGTCGCGAACTTGCCTGACCCTCGTCCTTGCGGCCGGGGAAGGCACACGGATGAAGTCGGCTAAGCCGAAAGTCCTGCATGAAGCCGCCGGACGCTCCCTGGTCGGCCATGCTTTGTCGTCGGCGCTCGCCGCCGGTGCGAGCCGCCTTGCCGCCGTCATCGGTCCCGACCGCGGCGACGTCGCCGAGGAAGTGCGCCGCTATGCGTCCACGGCTCAGGTCTTCGTGCAGAAGGAGCGGCTCGGCACCGCGCATGCCGTACTTGCGGCCCGCAGCGCGCTCGAACAGCCGGCCGACGATATTCTCGTTCTCTTTGCCGATACGCCTTTGGTGCGTCCCGAAACCCTGACACGCATGCGCGAGGCGCTGTCGGACGGCGCGGCGGTCGCCGTGCTCGGCTTCTCGGCGTCCGACCCGACAGGATATGGACGCCTCATCGTTCAGAACGATGAGCTTGTGGCGATCCGCGAAGAGCGCGACGCCTCCGCCGATGAGCGCAAGATCGGCTTTTGCAATGCCGGCCTCATGGCGCTGGCCGGCAAGCATGCGCTTGAGCTTCTTCAGGCGGTCAGCAACGCCAATGCCAAGCGCGAATTCTACCTGACGGATGTTGTCGGCCTGGCGCGCGGGCTCGGTTTGAAAACCGTCGCGCTTGAAGCCGATGAGGCGGAAGTGCAGGGCGTCAATACGCGTGTCCAGCTTGCCTCGGTCGAAGCGCAGTTCCAGGTTCGTCTGCGCACCGCCGCGATGGAAGACGGCGCCACGCTGATCGCGCCGGAAACGGTGTTTTTATCGGCCGACACCAAAATCGGCCGCGATGTCCTCATTGAACCCAATGTCTTCTTCGGCCCGGGCGTCACGGTGGAAGACGGCGCGACCATCCGCGCCAATTGCCATCTCGAAGGCGCCCATGTCGGCAAGCATGTCACCATCGGACCGTTCGCCCGGCTTCGCCCCGGCGCCTCGCTCGGCGAGCACACGCGCATCGGCAATTTCGTCGAGATCAAGAACGCGGTTCTCGACAATGATGTGAAGGTCAACCATCTCGCTTATGTCGGCGACGCCCATGTCGGCGCCGACGCCAATATTGGCGCAGGGGCCATCACCTGCAATTACGACGGCGCGCAGAAGCACCGGACGGAGATCGGTGCGGGCGCCTTTGTCGGCGTCAATGTCGCGCTGGTCGCGCCGGTCGAAGTCGGGGCGGGCGCCTATATCGGCACCGGCAGCGTCATCACCAAGAATGTCCCGGCCGATGCGCTCGCGGTCGCCCGCGCGCGCCAGGAGGTCAAGGAAGGCTGGGCCGCGCACCGCCGCGCCAAGAATCCGAAGAAGAAGTCGTGA